From a region of the Tursiops truncatus isolate mTurTru1 chromosome 13, mTurTru1.mat.Y, whole genome shotgun sequence genome:
- the ZDHHC8 gene encoding palmitoyltransferase ZDHHC8 isoform X5: MPRSPGTRLKPAKYIPVATAAALLVGSSTLFFVFTCPWLTRAVSPAVPVYNGILFLFVLANFSMATFMDPGVFPRADEDEDKEDDFRAPLYKNVDVRGIQVRMKWCATCHFYRPPRCSHCSVCDNCVEDFDHHCPWVNNCIGRRNYRYFFLFLLSLSAHMVGVVAFGLVYVLNHAEGLGAAHTTITMAVMCVAGLFFIPVIGLTGFHVVLVTRGRTTNEQVTGKFRGGVNPFTRGCYGNVEHVLCSPLAPRYVVEPPRLPLAARLKPPFLRPELLERAAPLKVKLSDNGLKAGLGHSKSKGSLDRLDEKPLDLGPPLPPKAEAGTFGSDLQTPRPGSAESALSAQRTSPPTPAMYKFRPAFPTGTKAPFCGPSEQVTGTDSLTLGEDSIHSLDFASEPSLDVPDYPPSGLHAAYPPSPPLSAADTFSGALRSLSLKAASRRGGDHVALQPLRSEGGPPTPHRGLFAPHALPNRNGSLSYDSLLNPGSPGGHTCPAHPSAGAASYRSPYLHAGAAGDPPRPPPRSFSPVLGLRPREPSPVRYDNLSRTIMASIQERKDREERERLLRSQADSLFGDSGVYDAPSSYSLQQASVLSEGPRGPALRCSSRDDLVAGPGFGGARNPALQASLSSLSSAVSRAPRTSSSSLQADLANSGAPGARPASGSHRSPVRQVPPSPPSTPRSPSYVGPKAVAFIQAELPEPPPSLSVQRDPLEACSLARPTLLQGVQARPTGTQLRDCSGF; the protein is encoded by the exons ATGCCCCGCAGCCCCGGGACGCGCCTCAAACCCGCCAAGTACATCCCGGTGGCCACGGCGGCCGCACTGCTGGTCGGCTCCAGCACCCTGTTCTTCGTGTTCAC GTGCCCATGGTTGACACGAGCTGTGTCCCCAGCCGTTCCTGTCTACAATGGCATCCTCTTCCTCTTTGTGCTGGCCAACTTCAGCATGGCCACCTTCATGGACCCTGGCGTCTTCCCCCGAG CGGATGAGGACGAGGATAAGGAGGATGACTTCCGGGCCCCGCTGTACAAGAACGTGGATGTGCGGGGCATCCAGGTCCGTATGAAATGGTGCGCCACCTGCCACTTCTACCGCCCGCCGCGCTGCTCCCACTGCAGCGTCTGCGACAACTGCGTGGAG GACTTCGACCACCACTGCCCCTGGGTCAACAACTGCATTGGGCGCCGCAACTACCGCTACTTCTTCCTGTTCCTGCTGTCGCTCAGTGCGCACATGGTGGGCGTCGTAGCCTTCGGCCTGGTCTACGTGCTGAACCACGCCGAGGGGCTGGGCGCCGCGCACACCACCATCAC CATGGCCGTCATGTGTGTGGCCGGCCTCTTCTTCATCCCTGTCATCGGCCTCACTGGCTTCCACGTGGTGCTGGTCACTCGGGGCCGCACCACCAATGAGCAG GTGACGGGGAAGTTCCGTGGGGGTGTGAACCCCTTCACCCGCGGCTGCTATGGGAACGTGGAGCACGTGCTGTGCAGCCCCCTGGCGCCCCG GTATGTGGTGGAGCCGCCCCGGCTGCCGCTTGCCGCTCGCCTGAAGCCGCCCTTCCTTCGGCCGGAGCTCCTGGAGCGAGCCGCACCACTCAAGGTCAAGCTTAGTGACAACGGGCTGAAGGCTGGCCTGGGCCACAGCAAG TCCAAGGGCAGCCTGGACCGGCTGGATGAGAAGCCGCTGGACCTGGGGCCGCCGCTGCCCCCCAAGGCGGAGGCTGGCACATTTGGCAGCGACCTGCAGACCCCACGCCCCGGCAGTGCTG AGAGCGCCCTGTCGGCGCAGAGGACCAGTCCCCCGACACCCGCCATGTACAAGTTCCGGCCCGCCTTTCCCACGGGTACCAAGGCGCCCTTCTGTGGGCCGAGTGAGCAG GTCACGGGCACTGACTCCCTGACGCTGGGGGAGGACAGCATCCACAGCCTGGACTTTGCATCCGAGCCCAGCCTGGATGTCCCTGACTACCCGCCCAGTGGCCTGCATGCGGCCTACCCGCCATCCCCACCACTCAGTGCTGCTGACACCTTCTCAGGCGCCTTGCGCTCCCTGAGCCTCAAAGCCGCCAGCCGGCGGGGCGGGGACCACGTGGCCCTGCAGCCCCTGCGCTCTGAGGGTGGGCCCCCCACGCCCCACCGTGGCCTCTTTGCCCCCCACGCACTGCCCAACCGCAACGGCAGCCTGTCCTACGACAGCCTGCTGAACCCTGGCTCTCCCGGGGGCCACACGTGCCCGGCCCACCCCTCAGCTGGCGCAGCCAGCTACCGCTCACCCTACCTGCACGCGGGGGCAGCGGGCGACCCACCACGGCCCCCGCCCCGCAGCTTCAGCCCCGTGCTGGGCCTGCGGCCTCGGGAGCCCTCGCCTGTGCGCTACGACAACCTGTCCAGGACCATCATGGCCTCCATCCAGGAGCGCAAGGACAGGGAGGAGCGTGAGCGGCTGCTGCGCTCTCAGGCTGACTCGCTCTTTGGCGACTCGGGCGTCTACGACGCACCTAGCTCCTATAGCCTGCAGCAGGCCAGCGTGCTGTCTGAGGGCCCCCGTGGCCCCGCGCTGCGCTGCAGCTCCAGGGACGACCTGGTGGCCGGGCCCGGCTTCGGGGGCGCCCGCAACCCCGCGCTGCAGGCGTCGCTGTCCTCGCTGTCCAGCGCCGTGAGCCGAGCGCCGCggacctcctcttcctccctgcaggCAGACCTGGCCAACAGTGGCGCCCCGGGGGCCCGGCCTGCCAGCGGCTCGCACAGGTCGCCCGTGCGCCAGGTCCCTCCGTCCCCACCTAGCACTCCCCGCTCGCCCTCCTACGTGGGCCCCAAAGCCGTCGCCTTCATCCAAGCGGAGCTCCCAGAACCGCCGCCCTCGCTGTCTGTGCAGAG GGACCCGCTGGAAGCTTGTAGCTTGGCAAGGCCCACTCTTCTGCAGGGAGTCCAGGCCCGGCCCACAGGCACCCAGCTTCGGGACTGCTCTGGGTTCTGA